The following coding sequences are from one Daphnia pulex isolate KAP4 chromosome 11, ASM2113471v1 window:
- the LOC124207497 gene encoding vegetative incompatibility protein HET-E-1-like isoform X1: MTEADVHSSERGLFKEVEFSLTSGMDVRCATFHPIDPVLACGLGKGNLAFLRGSHHSTPFENWEIEPKQYRYGRIILSVQWNVNGTKVAAGSDDGTVSVWSYPGDGKQVFRRNGRSHFPLIIWNPFNPDVFASYNNALDTKQVMIANFANEKPLSHAIESYLNCQTVAWISYKQLAFGYDDGTFEVHELGLSQIGLLNSEMVQKIGHDFGDDEHDRATSSHPEFQSELRCSVSNIAMNMELGLLASVGTDRRVKLWFRGTNDPTRIVKFPLQLNDLDSNCKSLVWCSDIKKRKKAFLACGLENGTIVIWYLGSNETLKLSGLDQIHQLLLSPDKRYLASIDYFKKLIIWCTESWEAIYILPSSGFKYPYVMTWDAASSKLGISGRRGQGQFNVIEYGVAEKCCAVCKKTSENLKRCSRCRSIYYCGRECQRSHWPQHKRDCNRNE, encoded by the exons atgacagAGGCTGATGTACATTCTTCAGAGAGAG GTTTGTTCAAAGAAGTCGAGTTCTCATTGACAAGCGGAATGGATGTGAGATGCGCAACTTTCCATCCAATCGATCCTGTTCTGGCATGTGGCTTAGGTAAAGGAAATTTAGCTTTTCTTCGCGGATCTCATCACTCTACACCGTTTGAAAATTGGGAGATTGAACCCAAACAATACCGATATGGAAGGATAATCTTATCCGTCCAATGGAACGTAA ATGGAACTAAAGTTGCTGCTGGCTCTGATGATGGCACTGTCAGCGTTTGGTCTTACCCAGGGGATGGCAAACAAGTATTCCGAAGAAATGGACGATCACATTTTCCATTAATTATTTGGAACCCATTTAACCCAGATGTCTTTGCTAGTTATAACAATGCG TTGGACACCAAACAGGTGATGATTGCCAATTTTGCAAATGAAAAACCCCTCAGCCATGCCATCGAATCATATTTGAACTGTCAGACCGTGGCCTGGATCTCGTACAAACAACTCGCCTTTGGCTATGACGATGGAACGTTTGAAGTTCATGAACTAGGATTGTCACAAATTGGGTTATTGAACAGCGAAATGGTACAAAAAATCGGGCACGACTTTGGTGATGATGAACATGATCGTGCAACTTCTTCGCATCCCGAATTTCAAAGCGAATTACGATGCTCTGTATCGAATATCGCCATGAACATGGAATTGGGTCTATTGGCTTCAGTTGGAACAGACCGACGAGTCAAG CTTTGGTTTCGGGGCACTAACGATCCCACTCGTATAGTAAAGTTCCCGCTTCAACTCAATGATCTAGATTCCAATTGTAAAAGTTTGGTATGGTGTTCTGACatcaaaaaacgaaagaaagcTTTTCTTGCATG CGGATTAGAAAATGGAACCATTGTGATTTGGTACCTGGGTTCAAATGAGACACTAAAACTTTCAGGACTTGATCAAATCCATCAGTTATTACTTTCACCTGACAAACGCTATCTCGCATCGATTGATTATTTCAAGAAATTGATTATCTGGTGTACCGAG AGTTGGGAGGCCATATACATCTTACCCTCATCAGGGTTTAAGTATCCATACGTGATGACATGGGATGCTGCCAGTTCCAAGTTAGGAATTTCAGGTCGAAGAGGCCAGGGACAG TTCAATGTGATTGAATATGGCGTGGCTGAAAAATGCTGTGCCGTTTGCAAGAAAACTTCAGAAAATCTGAAGCGTTGTAGCCGGTGCAGATCAATCTACTATTGCGGCAGGGAGTGTCAGCGTTCACACTGGCCCCAACATAAACGTGATTgcaatagaaatgaataa
- the LOC124207498 gene encoding F-box-like/WD repeat-containing protein TBL1XR1, with protein MAETVNSPKCGLFKDVKFTITNKLDVRSAGFHPVEPVLACGLVRGGLVFIRGTDHSTPFEIWEMEPKQYRYGRTILSVQWNADGTKVAAGSDDGTVIVWSYPGDKKQEFHRKGLSNFPLIVWNPFNRDVLASYNNAVDTTHVMIANSATEKPLTHTIKSTLYCQTVGWMSHNQLACGYDDGTFEVHKINSRNRQLKSKMVQKNLHDLGDNGKAGHVCVSYSIPYLESKIRSSVHSIAMNKELNLLASGGTDKRVKIWFLGSNDPTRALNLDSTCKSLVWSSDIKDEKTRKTFIACGLENGSIVIWYPFERENQTRELSGHDQIHQLLLSPDGRYLASTDYFKKVTIWSTKSWKSIYIIPSSEFMYPYMMTWDAASSKLGISERKGLRQFKVIEYVDAEKCCAGCKKTSQNLKLCARCNSILYCSKECQCSHWPQHKLVCNKHE; from the exons atggcaGAGACTGTGAATTCACCAAAGTGCG GTTTGTTCAAAGATGTTAAGTTCACAATTACAAACAAACTGGATGTGAGAAGTGCCGGTTTCCATCCAGTCGAACCTGTTCTGGCGTGCGGCTTAGTTCGAGGAGGATTGGTTTTCATTCGCGGAACTGATCACTCCACACCGTTTGAGATTTGGGAGATGGAACCCAAACAATACCGATATGGAAGGACAATTTTATCCGTTCAATGGAAC GCTGATGGAACTAAAGTGGCTGCTGGCTCCGATGATGGGACTGTCATCGTTTGGTCTTATCCAGGggacaaaaaacaagaatttcacAGAAAAGGACTATCAAATTTCCCATTAATTGTTTGGAATCCATTCAACCGAGATGTGTTGGCTAGTTATAACAACGCA GTGGACACTACACATGTGATGATTGCCAATTCAGCTACTGAAAAACCCCTCACCCATACCATCAAATCCACTTTGTACTGTCAGACCGTGGGCTGGATGTCACACAATCAACTCGCCTGTGGTTACGACGATGGGACGTTTGAAgttcataaaataaattcacgtAACAGGcaattgaaaagcaaaatggTCCAAAAAAACCTGCACGACCTGGGTGATAATGGTAAAGCTGGACATGTCTGTGTCTCTTATTCGATTCCCTACCTTGAAAGCAAAATACGATCATCAGTACACAGTATCGCTATGAACAAAGAATTAAATCTTTTGGCTTCAGGTGGAACAGACAAACGAGtcaag aTTTGGTTTTTGGGCAGTAACGATCCCACTCGCGCGTTGAACCTCGATTCGACTTGTAAAAGTTTGGTATGGAGTTCTGACATCAAGGAcgaaaagacaagaaaaacctTTATCGCATG CGGATTAGAAAATGGAAGCATTGTGATTTGGTATCCATTTGAACGTGAAAATCAGACACGGGAACTTTCAGGACATGATCAGATCCATCAATTATTACTTTCACCTGACGGGCGCTACCTTGCATCAACTGATTATTTCAAGAAAGTGACTATCTGGTCAACAAAG AGTTGGAAGAGCATATACATTATACCCTCATCCGAGTTCATGTATCCATACATGATGACGTGGGATGCGGCCAGTTCCAAGTTAGGAATTTCAGAGCGGAAAGGCCTGAGAcag TTCAAAGTGATTGAATACGTCGATGCTGAAAAATGCTGTGCCGGTTGCAAGAAAACTTCTCAAAATCTGAAGCTATGCGCCCGCTGCAACTCAATCTTGTACTGTAGCAAGGAATGCCAATGTTCACACTGGCCCCAACACAAACTTGTTTGCAATAAACATGAATAA
- the LOC124207497 gene encoding vegetative incompatibility protein HET-E-1-like isoform X2 — translation MTEADVHSSERGLFKEVEFSLTSGMDVRCATFHPIDPVLACGLGKGNLAFLRGSHHSTPFENWEIEPKQYRYGRIILSVQWNADGTKVAAGSDDGTVSVWSYPGDGKQVFRRNGRSHFPLIIWNPFNPDVFASYNNALDTKQVMIANFANEKPLSHAIESYLNCQTVAWISYKQLAFGYDDGTFEVHELGLSQIGLLNSEMVQKIGHDFGDDEHDRATSSHPEFQSELRCSVSNIAMNMELGLLASVGTDRRVKLWFRGTNDPTRIVKFPLQLNDLDSNCKSLVWCSDIKKRKKAFLACGLENGTIVIWYLGSNETLKLSGLDQIHQLLLSPDKRYLASIDYFKKLIIWCTESWEAIYILPSSGFKYPYVMTWDAASSKLGISGRRGQGQFNVIEYGVAEKCCAVCKKTSENLKRCSRCRSIYYCGRECQRSHWPQHKRDCNRNE, via the exons atgacagAGGCTGATGTACATTCTTCAGAGAGAG GTTTGTTCAAAGAAGTCGAGTTCTCATTGACAAGCGGAATGGATGTGAGATGCGCAACTTTCCATCCAATCGATCCTGTTCTGGCATGTGGCTTAGGTAAAGGAAATTTAGCTTTTCTTCGCGGATCTCATCACTCTACACCGTTTGAAAATTGGGAGATTGAACCCAAACAATACCGATATGGAAGGATAATCTTATCCGTCCAATGGAAC GCTGATGGAACTAAAGTTGCTGCTGGCTCTGATGATGGCACTGTCAGCGTTTGGTCTTACCCAGGGGATGGCAAACAAGTATTCCGAAGAAATGGACGATCACATTTTCCATTAATTATTTGGAACCCATTTAACCCAGATGTCTTTGCTAGTTATAACAATGCG TTGGACACCAAACAGGTGATGATTGCCAATTTTGCAAATGAAAAACCCCTCAGCCATGCCATCGAATCATATTTGAACTGTCAGACCGTGGCCTGGATCTCGTACAAACAACTCGCCTTTGGCTATGACGATGGAACGTTTGAAGTTCATGAACTAGGATTGTCACAAATTGGGTTATTGAACAGCGAAATGGTACAAAAAATCGGGCACGACTTTGGTGATGATGAACATGATCGTGCAACTTCTTCGCATCCCGAATTTCAAAGCGAATTACGATGCTCTGTATCGAATATCGCCATGAACATGGAATTGGGTCTATTGGCTTCAGTTGGAACAGACCGACGAGTCAAG CTTTGGTTTCGGGGCACTAACGATCCCACTCGTATAGTAAAGTTCCCGCTTCAACTCAATGATCTAGATTCCAATTGTAAAAGTTTGGTATGGTGTTCTGACatcaaaaaacgaaagaaagcTTTTCTTGCATG CGGATTAGAAAATGGAACCATTGTGATTTGGTACCTGGGTTCAAATGAGACACTAAAACTTTCAGGACTTGATCAAATCCATCAGTTATTACTTTCACCTGACAAACGCTATCTCGCATCGATTGATTATTTCAAGAAATTGATTATCTGGTGTACCGAG AGTTGGGAGGCCATATACATCTTACCCTCATCAGGGTTTAAGTATCCATACGTGATGACATGGGATGCTGCCAGTTCCAAGTTAGGAATTTCAGGTCGAAGAGGCCAGGGACAG TTCAATGTGATTGAATATGGCGTGGCTGAAAAATGCTGTGCCGTTTGCAAGAAAACTTCAGAAAATCTGAAGCGTTGTAGCCGGTGCAGATCAATCTACTATTGCGGCAGGGAGTGTCAGCGTTCACACTGGCCCCAACATAAACGTGATTgcaatagaaatgaataa
- the LOC124207493 gene encoding cyclin-dependent kinase 1-like: MATFEIDKGNILGEGQSCVFRGTYWNKTVAIKRMVKTPSLTDDEFEFQKILKHKNVLSILAVLDDLDFRYILLELCSGSLYQVIKKTFKGTPLLPSDREVLYQIADGLDYVHSKNLVHCDIKPQNILISMTGEIKLADFGSSRKTTNGTFIPSGPIGGTLQWMAPEVCPKDSKMNKVSAMADLFSFGCVCFVFLTREKGGIHPFGDWNTPYLSAQVQCNIREGRQVNTEKLKHHPYANFIRPMIENNPDNRGTLTEFMTNLTVPTASSSIPSDMNISTFHQVEQEKTLVDLLLAQEQPNHASGSHETMLNNEETTNPKVPINCEVELTSLQSPRGFNGLSLNDKIEGDAGEADSDGSVKVDTSIKSIGEEPLQVVGNFFDQEDFEQEAKPSPSVLSGCNSSLSANGLVKRELKPKVVTNKGDYEEQEEDVRKISLNVSDEQETRDPPNLSTIKLNDTAKFETIKNCRPLP; this comes from the exons ATGGCGACATTTGAGATTGATAAAGGTAATATCCTTGGTGAAGGGCAATCATGTGTTTTTCGCGGAACTTATTGGAATAAAACAGTCGCCATTAAGAGGATGGTAAAAACACCATCGTTAACCGACGACGAATTCGAGTTTCAAAAGATACTTAAACACAAGAACGTTCTATCAATTCTGGCAGTTTTAGACGATTTAGATTTCAG GTACATACTACTTGAATTGTGCTCGGGATCTCTTTATcaagtcattaaaaaaaccttcaaGGGAACACCGCTATTACCGTCCGATAGAGAAGTCTTGTACCAAATTGCCGATGGTCTCGACTATGTTCATTCGAAAAACTTGGTCCACTGTGACATCAAACctcaaaacattttgataTCCATGACGGGCGAGATTAAGTTGGCTGATTTTGGATCGAGCAGGAAAACCACAAACGGCACGTTCATTCCAAGTGGACCGATTGGAGGGACCTTACAATGGATGGCACCAGAAGTTTGCCCAAAAGACAGCAAGATGAACAAAGTGTCAGCAATGgctgatttgttttcttttggttgcgtctgttttgtttttcttacccGAGAAAAAGGCGGGATACACCCCTTTGGCGATTGGAATACCCCTTATTTGAGTGCTCAAGTCCAATGCAACATTCGCGAAGGCAGACAAGTCAACACAGAAA agTTGAAACATCACCCCTACGCTAATTTTATTCGCCCAATGATTGAAAATAACCCGGACAACAGAGGGACTCTCACAGAATTTATGACAAATCTTACAGTTCCAACCGCGTCGTCTAGCATTCCATCCGACATGAACATAAGCACGTTTCATCAAGTAGAGCAGGAGAAAACACTCGTCGATCTTTTACTg gCTCAAGAACAACCGAACCACGCTTCTGGATCTCACGAGACGATGTTAAATAATGAAGAAACCACCAACCCAAAAGTTCCTATTAACTGTGAAGTAGAATTAACAAGCCTTCAATCCCCCAGAGGTTTCAACGGTCTCTCTCTTAACGATAAAATAGAAGGAG ATGCTGGTGAAGCCGACAGCGATGGCAGTGTCAAGGTTGACACCTCaatcaaa TCAATTGGAGAAGAGCCTCTACAAGTGGTTGGAAACTTTTTCGATCAGGAAGATTTCGAGCAAGAAGCGAAACCAAGTCCTAGTGTTCTATCCGGCTGCAACTCATCACTGTCAGCCAACGGTTTGGTCAAACGTGAACTGAAGCCAAAGGTTGTAACTAATAAGGGCGATTAcgaagaacaagaagaggaTGTCCGCAAAATATCGCTCAATGTTTCAGATGAACAAGAAACTCGGGATCCTCCGAATCTCAGCACCATCAAACTTAATGATACTGCCAAGTTTGAGACGATCAAG aaCTGCCGTCCTCTTCCCTAA
- the LOC124207513 gene encoding serine/threonine-protein kinase/endoribonuclease ire-1-like, translated as MKKSKKVFPSLVRASHKFQFYRKKVLGEGNSVVYRGSYEGKEVAVKRIVLIPNITGDGDNCEAQMKLKHENVVTILAVEEDDDFRYVVLELCCATLFQVIQKTWDEKKPPLPPDGEVMYQMADGLDYIHSQKLTHREIKPENILISRNGKIKLSDFGLSKQTEGKCYVTGLKGTLPWMAPELFQANHEKVEIEIAQKCDVFSCGCVFFVFLTRENGGIHPFGDIVDHLQIYANIQEGNAINLHKANDNHPLEGKLIQKMIQGDPVKRITSADVKNEIKYLLSKRNSTINPLTPQISLCNQGEPASSPQTFTVNYGKHGAESHVKTFPNHDDDEVASYDIDCASTSFPVNSRGSP; from the exons ATGAAGAAgtctaaaaaagtttttccgtCTTTGGTACGCGCTTCacataaatttcaattttatagaaaaaaagtgcTCGGCGAAGGGAATTCAGTTGTTTATCGCGGTAGTTACGAAGGCAAAGAAGTTGCCGTCAAGAGGATTGTGTTGATCCCGAACATTACTGGAGATGGAGACAATTGCGAAGcccaaatgaaattgaaacatgAAAACGTTGTAACAATTCTAGCAGTTGAAGAGGATGATGATTTCAG GTACGTCGTACTGGAATTGTGCTGCGCAACACTTTTTCAAGTCATTCAAAAAACCTGGGATGAAAAGAAACCACCGCTGCCGCCCGATGGAGAAGTGATGTACCAAATGGCTGATGGCCTCGACTACATTCATTCGCAAAAATTGACCCACCGCGAAATCAAACCTGAAAATATTCTGATATCAaggaatggaaaaattaaattatccGATTTCGGGTTGAGCAAACAAACCGAAGGTAAGTGTTACGTAACTGGATTGAAAGGGACTCTGCCATGGATGGCACCGGAACTGTTCCAAGCTAATCacgaaaaagttgaaattgaaatcgcACAAAAGTGTGACGTTTTCTCGTGTGGAtgcgtcttttttgtttttctcacgCGGGAAAACGGCGGGATACACCCGTTTGGCGACATAGTCGACCATCTCCAGATTTACGCCAACATTCAAGAGGGTAACGCAATTAACCTTCACA AAGCGAATGATAATCATCCCCTAGAGGGtaaactcattcaaaaaatgattcaaGGGGATCCAGTCAAAAGAATTACGTCAGCGGATGTAAAAAACGAGATAAAATATCTTCTTTCGAAACGCAACAGCACAATAAATCCTTTAACACCTCAGATAAGTCTTTGTAATCAAGGTGAACCTGCTTCCTCTCCCCAAACGTTTACTGTTAATTATGGAAAGCACGGCGCAGAATCACatgtaaaaacatttccaaatcatgatgatgatgaagttgCAAGTTACGACATTGATTGCGCGAGTACGTCTTTTCCCGTAAATTCACGGGGTTCTCCCTAA
- the LOC124207495 gene encoding F-box-like/WD repeat-containing protein TBL1X, translating to MTDAVNSPGKGFFKPVEFSITSKLDVRSSSFHPIDPVLACGLVQGGLVFLRGTNHSTPFENWEIEPVYSRYERTILSVQWNVNGTKVAAGSDNGTVIIVSYPGCGKQTFRRNGRSNFPLIFWHPFNRDMLASYNSALDTNEVMIANSAAENLLTHTIKSKWNCQTLAWNSHNQLAFGYDDGTFEIHEIELNNSQMKSRMVQKIRHDLGDHDKAVHHFSLMNSRDNFSLMNYQGQTRTFVSSIAINKEFELLASGGTDFRVKIWSLGSKDPILVLDVDSNCRNLVWNSGIKEEMTTKTFIACGLESGNVVIWYPFDHEIQTRKLTGHDQIHQLILSPDGRYLATTDYYKKVIIWSTKSWKSIYIIPSSEYMYPYMMTWDAASCKLAISERTGQRQFKVIEYFVAENCCAGCKKMSQNLKRCARCNSIFYCSKDCQRSHWPQHKLVCNQNE from the exons atgacagATGCTGTAAACTCACCAGGGAAAG GTTTTTTCAAACCAGTTGAGTTCTCAATTACGAGTAAACTAGATGTGAGAAGTTCCAGTTTCCACCCCATCGATCCTGTTCTGGCGTGCGGCTTAGTTCAAGGAGGATTAGTTTTCCTTCGGGGAACTAATCACTCCACACCGTTTGAGAATTGGGAGATTGAACCCGTATACAGCCGATACGAAAGGACAATTTTATCCGTCCAATGGAAC GTCAATGGAACTAAAGTAGCTGCTGGCTCCGATAATGGGACTGTCATTATTGTGTCTTATCCAGGCTGTGGCAAACAAACATTCCGAAGAAATGGACGATCGAATTTCCCGTTAATTTTTTGGCATCCATTTAACCGGGACATGTTGGCTAGTTATAACAGTGCg TTGGACACAAACGAGGTGATGATTGCCAATTCAGCAGCTGAAAACCTCCTCACCCACaccatcaaatcaaaatggaacTGTCAGACCCTGGCCTGGAACTCGCACAATCAACTCGCCTTTGGTTACGACGATGGAACGTTTGAAATTCACGAAATAGAATTGAATAACAGTCAAATGAAAAGCCGAATGGTCCAGAAAATCCGTCACGATCTGGGTGATCATGACAAAGCTGTTCACCATTTTTCGCTTATGAATTCCAGGGACAATTTTTCGCTTATGAACTACCAGGGCCAAACACGAACTTTCGTATCGAGTATCGCCATTAACAAAGAATTTGAACTTTTGGCTTCAGGTGGAACAGACTTTCGAGTCAAG ATTTGGTCATTGGGCAGTAAAGATCCTATTCTTGTGTTGGATGTCGATTCCAATTGCAGAAATTTGGTATGGAATTCTGGCATCAAAGAAGAGATGACgacaaaaacttttattgcatG CGGATTAGAAAGTGGAAACGTTGTAATTTGGTATCCATTTGATCATGAAATTCAGACACGAAAACTTACAGGACATGATCAGATCCATCAATTAATACTTTCACCTGACGGACGCTATCTCGCAACAACAGACTATTACAAGAAAGTGATTATTTGGTCTacaaag aGTTGGAAGAGCATATACATTATACCCTCATCAGAGTATATGTATCCATACATGATGACATGGGACGCGGCCAGTTGCAAGCTAGCAATTTCAGAGAGAACAGGACAGAGACAG TTTAAAGTGATTGAATACTTCGTTGCCGAAAACTGCTGTGCTGGCTGCAAGAAAATGTCTCAAAATCTAAAGCGTTGCGCTCGCTGCAATTCAATCTTCTATTGTAGCAAGGATTGTCAGCGTTCACACTGGCCCCAACACAAACTTGTttgcaatcaaaatgaataa